The nucleotide window CTGGTTGACCCGAAGATGCGGTTATCCCAGTATGTATGACGGAATCAGGAGGGCTCTCGATGCTGCGACGTCTCAATCCAGAACTCACGGCCGTTGCCTTCGGACTCGCTGCAATACTGGCAGGCAGCGCGGTTGCCGAACAGAAGCCAGCGGCAGCGGCACATCCAACACCGCCGTCGATGAGCAAGGCGGAGATCGACGCGTTCCTGGCACGGCCGCTGGTGGCTCGGATCGCGACGGTGCGCAAGAACGGCACACCGCAGGTCGTCCCAATGTGGTTCCTGTGGCACGACGGCGTCATGTACCTGAGCACGCGCACGTGGGCAGCGAAGGTGAAGCACTTGCGGAAGAATCCGCACGTCGCCGTCGTCGTCGACGTGATGGAGGCACCCCTGAAGAACAAGGTGGTCACGATCGACGGCAGCGCAGAGATCCTCACTGACGGCGTGAAGGAAACGACCACGAAGATTTACGAGAAGTACATGGGCGCGGAGGCCTCAAAAACTCCGCAAGCCCAGCAGAGCATCAATACCCCGCGCGTGCTGATCAAAATCACGCCGGCGAAGATCCAATCGATGGACACGACGCACCCGTAGGAAGCCGCTGAAAAGGCCTCCTGCCGAGTGGCACACGGTCACCGAGATTTCAGCGAACCGGCGGTGAGGGGTGCGTCTATCACTCCACCGCGACGGCCGCGTCCTCGATGAGAACGTCGTACTTGTAACCGAAGCCGAAGTCCTTGTCGGTGCTCACCTTCCCCCGCACAAGCACCGTGTTGCCAACCGCGGCTTCCGCGCCCGTCGTCACGGTGAGGTCGTTGCTGCCGGCGCTGCCGGTGCCGTCCTTCAGGTGAATCCAGTTCTTTCCCATGACGCTCGAGGTGAACTTGGCGACCTTGCCGCGAACCGCCACCTCTTTGCCAGCCAGGGCCGTCTTGTTGGCGAACACCTCCGCCACCGTGTGGCCACCAGCGGCCTTGGCGATGTTCGAGAGGTCGAGCGCAACGGCCGGGGCCGTCGTGGTGCCCGTGCCGTGGGCCTTAGCGACCTGATCCTTTACCGTTCCCGTATGGCTGCCGGCCACCTGGATTGCTTCGACAAAATACACCAGGTCGAAGGTTCTACCCAGCGTCTTGCTCTCGAAGTTCCGCATCGGCGCACCCTCGGGCACGACGACTACATCCCCGACGGCCACCTGAAACAGTGGCGCGGCCGCCCAGATTTTCTTCGAGCCGTCGTCGACCTGTACGTAGGTGTAGGTGCCGGCGTTCATCGTCTCCACGACTTTGCCGGTAGTGCTGGTCCCGGCATTACTCCCCGGGACCGTGCTGTCGCCCGAGTGGCCGTGGGATGGGGCAGCTGCCGGTGCAGGTGCCTGGGCTGCTGGCTGCTTGGTGTCGGTCGCGTAGGTGACCGACGCCATGGCTGCAATGCCGACGATGATCGAAAGTAAGGGGCGTTTCACAGTTGTACCTCCTGTCGCGGTGTGCAACGGCCCGCCTGGCGAGCACGCGTGGGTTCCTACACCACCCGAGCCACAATTGGTAGTCGATCCCTTCGGCCCTCGACTGGCGACGCGTCGATTGCGGCGCCGGGATTGTCGGGGCGGCGGCAGCGTGCGATGCTTGCCACCACGGACCACTCTCCATGCCGCAGACACTCGCGTTCTTTGCCACCACCGCCAAAGGGATGGAGGAGCTGCTCACCGCTGAGCTGCAGGCGCTCGGAGCGTCGGCCATCACGACGCAGCGGGCGGGTGCGTCTTTTGCCGGCTCGCTCGAAGTCGCGTACCGCGTCTGCCTGTGGTCACGCGTTGCCAACCGCGTACTGTTGCCACTGGCGACGTTTGCGGCGGCGACGCCGCAGGCGCTCTACGAAGGGGTACGGACGATCCGCTGGTCGGATCACCTCGACGCGCGCCGCACGCTGGCCGTGGACTGCGCCACATCGCGTTCGTCGATGGCGCACTCGCACTACGGCGCCCTGAAGACCAAGGATGCCATCGTCGACCAACTGCGCGCGCAGTCTGGGGCGCGGCCTTCCGTGGATGTCGCGCAGCCGGATGTGCGGGTGAACGTGTATCTGCACGAGGACCGCGCCGTGGTCAGCATCGACCTCTCCGGCGACAGCTTGCACCGCCGTGGCTACCGGCAGCGCGGCACAGCCGCGCCGCTAAAGGAGAACCTCGCCGCCGCCGTGCTGTTGCTGGCCGAGTGGCCGCGGCTGGCGGCGGCCGGTGCGCCATTGATCGACCCGATGTGCGGTTCGGGTACGTTGCCCATCGAGGCGGCGCTGATGGCGGCGTGCATCCCGCCCGGGCGCAACCGGACCCATTTTGGATTTCTCGGCTGGCGCGGGCATGAGGCGGCGGTATGGACGCGCCTGTGCCACGAAGCCGAGGAGCAGGAGATCCGCGACCCCAAACGGCTGCCGCTGATCCACGGCTATGATGCGTCCGCCGCCGCGGTGCGGGCCGCCCTCGCCAATGTCGAGCACGCCGGTCTGCGTGGCCGGGTGCACATCGAGAAACGCGCCATGGAGGACTGCGCGCCGATAGCGGTACGCGGGCACGCCGAGGTGCCCGGAGTGGTGGTGATCAACCCGCCGTATGGCGAGCGCCTTGGAGACCGCGCGCAGCTCGGCGCGCTGTATGCGGCGCTCGGCGACACGCTGCGCCGCAAGTTTCCCGGCTGGACGGGCTACGTCCTCACCGGCAACCCCGCTCTCGGCAAACGCATCGGCCTGCGGCCCGCGCGTAGGCACATCCTGTACAATGGTGCGATCGAATGCCGCCTGCTGGTGTTTCCGATTTCATCGCAGCCGGTGCGCCAAGCTGAAGGCCCACACTGGCGGCAAGAAACCAAGTAGATGGTGAGGGGCTCGCTGAGAAACCTCCGCAAACCCTGCCATCAAGACGCCGCCGCCCGTCCTGCGACGCACCCGCTGGCCCAGGCCCATTGAAAGTTGAAGCCGCCGATCCGCCCATCGCAGTCGAGCATCTCGCCCACCAGGTACAGTC belongs to Candidatus Binatia bacterium and includes:
- a CDS encoding DNA-binding protein, whose product is MKRPLLSIIVGIAAMASVTYATDTKQPAAQAPAPAAAPSHGHSGDSTVPGSNAGTSTTGKVVETMNAGTYTYVQVDDGSKKIWAAAPLFQVAVGDVVVVPEGAPMRNFESKTLGRTFDLVYFVEAIQVAGSHTGTVKDQVAKAHGTGTTTAPAVALDLSNIAKAAGGHTVAEVFANKTALAGKEVAVRGKVAKFTSSVMGKNWIHLKDGTGSAGSNDLTVTTGAEAAVGNTVLVRGKVSTDKDFGFGYKYDVLIEDAAVAVE
- a CDS encoding TIGR03618 family F420-dependent PPOX class oxidoreductase, which translates into the protein MLRRLNPELTAVAFGLAAILAGSAVAEQKPAAAAHPTPPSMSKAEIDAFLARPLVARIATVRKNGTPQVVPMWFLWHDGVMYLSTRTWAAKVKHLRKNPHVAVVVDVMEAPLKNKVVTIDGSAEILTDGVKETTTKIYEKYMGAEASKTPQAQQSINTPRVLIKITPAKIQSMDTTHP
- a CDS encoding THUMP domain-containing protein, coding for MPQTLAFFATTAKGMEELLTAELQALGASAITTQRAGASFAGSLEVAYRVCLWSRVANRVLLPLATFAAATPQALYEGVRTIRWSDHLDARRTLAVDCATSRSSMAHSHYGALKTKDAIVDQLRAQSGARPSVDVAQPDVRVNVYLHEDRAVVSIDLSGDSLHRRGYRQRGTAAPLKENLAAAVLLLAEWPRLAAAGAPLIDPMCGSGTLPIEAALMAACIPPGRNRTHFGFLGWRGHEAAVWTRLCHEAEEQEIRDPKRLPLIHGYDASAAAVRAALANVEHAGLRGRVHIEKRAMEDCAPIAVRGHAEVPGVVVINPPYGERLGDRAQLGALYAALGDTLRRKFPGWTGYVLTGNPALGKRIGLRPARRHILYNGAIECRLLVFPISSQPVRQAEGPHWRQETK